From Salvia splendens isolate huo1 chromosome 16, SspV2, whole genome shotgun sequence, a single genomic window includes:
- the LOC121770823 gene encoding protein wings apart-like — protein MAYSSLSLCLPPSTPKAELVASTSSTLFTASSSIRKTLSPLPSFPSFRSSIVARGHRRSLIVGMAPEEEKMTRRSPLDFPIEWDRPKPGRRPDIFPQFSPMKTPLPPPMPADPEEDEEEDEEKKEEEEEDPEKEDPDKPDQ, from the exons ATGGCGTACTCATCCTTATCCCTCTGTCTACCACCTTCTACTCCCAAAGCGGAGTTGGTAGCTTCAACCTCGTCGACATTATTTACGGCCTCTTCTTCAATTAGAAAAACCCTTTCTCCGCTGCCATCGTTCCCGAGTTTCCGCAGCTCAATCGTGGCGCGTGGCCACCGGAGATCGTTGATTGTGGGTATGGCTCCCGAAGAAGAGAAGATGACTCGCCGTTCGCCTCTCGATTTCCCCATC GAGTGGGATAGGCCAAAGCCTGGAAGGAGACCTGACATTTTCCCACAGTTCAGCCCTATGAAGACTCCATTACCACCACCCATGCCGGCTGATcctgaggaagatgaagaagaggatgaagagaaaaaggaagaagaggaggaagacCCTGAGAAGGAGGATCCTGACAAGCCAGACCAGTAG
- the LOC121771678 gene encoding 60S ribosomal protein L37-3-like, with protein sequence MGKGTGSFGKRRNKTHTLCVRCGRRSFHLQKSRCSACAYPAARKRTYNWSVKAIRRKTTGSGRMRYLRNVPRRFKTNFREGTEAAPRKKAAAASA encoded by the exons ATG GGCAAGGGAACTGGGAGCTTTGGAAAGAGGAGGAACAAGACACACACACTGTGTGTGAGGTGCGGCCGCCGCAGCTTCCACCTCCAGAAGAGCCGCTGCTCGGCCTGTGCTTATCCTGCTGCTCGCAAGAGGACAT ACAACTGGAGTGTGAAGGCCATTCGCCGAAAGACAACCGGCTCTGGTCGCATGAGGTATCTCCGCAATGTGCCTCGCAGATTCAAGACCAACTTCAGAGAAG GTACTGAAGCAGCGCCAAGGAAGAAGGCAGCTGCTGCATCTGCGTAA
- the LOC121769712 gene encoding stage V sporulation protein K-like, producing MSVIICETFYEDEPTLDEVKLEISSIVGVPEIKRQLESIVEKIIDAEKDAADGIRVIPPKPFHMVFVGRNGTGKSTVARIIGKLFYLAGALASYTVTEMQGNQKMKDAEGGVLLVNIDEEDLINSDTQEELIALMDAGDSSVVLAGNYSALNQYMKCNLNLYKRFSARLQFDDLTCEDLAMILERKASIKEDNDLLCGFELDSSCSTDSIARTIAELTPRNLRSLLNAHLLDQMLIEAKKVAMPGERIISLGDLAMGIQNGADVYKKLLNL from the exons ATGTCGGTTATCATCTGTGAAACTTTCTACGAAGACGAACCGACG CTGGATGAAGTCAAACTTGAAATTTCTAGTATTGTGGGAGTGCCGGAGATCAAGAGGCAGTTGGAATCAATTGTGGAAAAAATAATTGATGCGGAGAAGGACGCGGCCGATGGAATTAGGGTTATACCTCCAAAACCCTTTCACATGGTGTTCGTCGGCAGGAATGGAACAG GTAAGTCCACGGTGGCTCGAATAATTGGTAAGCTATTTTACTTAGCTGGAGCTTTGGCTTCATACACTGTGACTGAAATGCAAGGAAATCAAAAG ATGAAAGATGCAGAAGGTGGTGTGCTGCTTGTGAACATAGATGAGGAAGATCTCATTAATTCCGATACACAGGAGGAGCTCATAGCTTTGATGGACGCGGGAGACTCATCAGTTGTGTTAGCAGGGAATTACAGTGCCTTGAACCAATACATGAAGTGCAACCTCAATTTGTACAAAAGGTTCTCAGCAAGGCTTCAATTCGACGACTTGACTTGCGAAGATCTTGCCATGATTCTTGAGAGGAAGGCAAGCATTAAAGAGGATAATGATTTGTTATGTGGTTTTGAGCTGGATAGCTCTTGCAGCACCGACAGTATCGCTCGGACGATAGCTGAGCTTACGCCTCGAAACCTACGTAGCTTGCTGAATGCACATTTGCTTGATCAGATGTTGATTGAGGCGAAGAAAGTGGCTATGCCAGGTGAGAGAATCATATCACTGGGGGACCTAGCGATGGGTATACAGAATGGGGCAGATGTCTACAAGAAGTTGCTAAATTTGTGA
- the LOC121771677 gene encoding uncharacterized protein LOC121771677, with product MSSSAVKSTSIRDLAEEAKKRTVFLIVSVVGLSYLMSLTSSSVLVNLPASLLLIITLRYLLLDIDTRRKSATYKSKQTSTNNYSNKNLLKGLRVEAERSDWKHNVNSPVVEDAIDQFTRHIVSEWVTDLWYSRITPDRQGPEEIILIMNGVLGVISNRMRNINLIDLLTRDIIKIVCRRLVLFRATKTKIERHQSRFLTVEEQDIELKSLLAAENKLHPILFSAESEHKVLQHVMDGLIVLTFKPEDLSCSLFRYIVRELLACVVIRPVLNLANPRFVNERIESFVISRKVEKGSVVASITSESRINEPVRIPSDLSSQIADPSAKGVELVQLKKGEKNKEVNSPESDAMNRELLPKDPLLDMDPRSTRSWNSFPDTHNGEGRGLRRELSGGEWANALDVFSQRKTQALAPEHFENMWTKGRDYRRKEETDTLADSAQRNCAVGVSNSVMQTNGLPRQKKKEMGTKVNSMGNDLLDSGVHRKLEAGNAESLCEEADLESVPSDEDESWSSSYTEDDNMNNVMGLDSPGVKVWDGKNKRNFSHIHHPLETFDRHKSTKTKNRQLRSTLHRTKSAKKRSRSSTHNGQVWQEVERTSYLLGEGQDVLNHYKVTGKPGDSSEDSEAELSGRINSGATTSSSMSYASLPESQSLAANSAKTSLIADSYFQLRCEVLGANIVKSGSKTFAVYCISVTDMNRHSWSIKRRYQHFVELHRRLKEFPEYNLHLPPKHFLSTGLDVFVIQERCKLLDQYLKKLLQFPTISCSIEVWDFLSVDSQMYIFSDSLSILDTLSVDLDETVRPKIKDYRDNVGPVYDQLSPKKESFSHGNQDSTSRIKGDQATDGSGLKGKGQVSSSPKKPEKEFKKAFDQSSNGSENSEQKNIKRSSKSERTIDRGHQKSHSLAADNSTDPMLPSEWVPPNLNVPVFDLVDVILQLKDGGWIRRKAFWVAKQVLQLGMGDAFDDWLIEKIQYLRRGSVVASGIRRLEQILWPDGIFITKHPRRQRPPPDSSSSGDQSPTSYSSPKKGDTLTLEEIQQLEAEQRAKFVYELMIDKAPAAIVGLVGRKEYEQCAKDLYYFIQSSVCMKQLAFDLLELLLLSAFPELDHVFRELDHDKEKFGKPT from the exons ATGAGCAGCAGCGCGGTAAAAAGCACGAGTATTCGCGACCTAGCCGAGGAAGCTAAGAAGCGGACTGTTTTTCTGATCGTAAGCGTTGTTGGATTGTCTTACCTCATGTCAT TAACAAGTTCTTCAGTTCTAGTCAACTTGCCTGCATCTCTCTTGCTAATTATCACACTTCGCTATCTATTATTGGATATTGATACAAGGAGGAAATCTGCAACTTACAAAAGCAAACAAACATCAACAAACAATTATTCTAATAAAAATTTGCTGAAGGGCCTCAGAGTTGAGGCTGAAAGGTCTGACTGGAAGCATAATGTGAACTCTCCTGTTGTTGAAGATGCAATTGACCAATTCACTAGACATATTGTCTCTGAGTGGGTGACAGATCTGTGGTATTCCCGCATAACACCAGATAGACAGGGTCCAGAAGAGATCATACTGATCATGAATGGCGTGCTTGGAGTAATTTCAAATCGCATgagaaatattaatttaatagatCTTTTAACAAG GGATATTATCAAAATCGTATGTCGCAGGTTGGTGCTCTTTCGTGCAACAAAAACAAAGATTGAGAGACATCAATCAAGGTTCTTGACCGTTGAAGAGCAAGATATAGAATTGAAGTCTCTTCTGGCTGCTGAGAACAAACTGCAtcccattttattttctgcTGAATCTGAGCATAAG GTTCTTCAGCATGTTATGGATGGCCTTATTGTACTTACATTTAAGCCAGAGGATCTGAGTTGCTCTTTGTTCCGCTATATAGTCAGAGAACTCCTTGCTTGTGTTGTAATAAGGCCAGTTCTGAATCTTGCTAATCCCAG GTTTGTTAATGAGAGAATTGAGTCTTTTGTCATTTCTAGAAAAGTTGAAAAAGGAAGTGTGGTGGCAAGCATAACATCAGAGTCTAGAATAAATGAACCTGTAAGGATTCCATCTGATCTTAGCTCACAAATAGCAGATCCTTCTGCCAAGGGTGTTGAACTGGTCCAATTGAAGAAGGGTGAAAAAAACAAAGAGGTCAATAGTCCTGAATCAGATGCCATGAACAGAGAACTTCTTCCTAAGGATCCATTGCTTGACATGGATCCACGATCAACTCGCTCTTGGAATTCTTTTCCAGACACTCATAATGGTGAGGGCAGAGGCCTTCGAAGAGAACTATCGGGGGGAGAATGGGCTAATGCCCTAGACGTGTTTTCTCAAAGAAAAACTCAGGCCCTGGCTCCAGAACATTTTGAAAATATGTGGACAAAGGGAAGAGACTACAGAAGGAAGGAAGAAACAGATACATTGGCTGATTCTGCACAGAGGAACTGTGCAGTGGGGGTATCTAATTCAGTGATGCAAACAAATGGTCTTCCCAGGCAGAAGAAAAAGGAGATGGGCACAAAAGTAAATTCTATGGGGAATGATTTGTTGGACTCTGGAGTTCATAGAAAGCTGGAGGCTGGGAATGCTGAATCCTTATGCGAAGAGGCAGATCTTGAAAGTGTGCCTTCTGATGAGGATGAATCCTGGAGCAGTAGTTATACTGAGGATGATAATATGAACAATGTTATGGGTCTTGACTCTCCAGGTGTTAAAGTTTGGGatggtaaaaataaaagaaatttcaGCCACATTCATCATCCTCTTGAAACTTTTGACAGGCACAAGAGCACAAAAACTAAGAACAGACAACTTCGTTCCACACTACATAGAACAAAGTCTGCAAAGAAAAGATCTCGATCTAGTACTCATAATGGGCAAGTCTGGCAAGAGGTGGAACGAACAAGTTATCTATTAGGAGAAGGGCAGGATGTGTTGAACCACTACAAAGTGACGGGCAAACCTGGAGACTCGAGCGAGGATTCTGAGGCAGAGCTATCTGGTAGAATAAATAGTGGAGCTACAACTTCATCATCTATGTCCTATGCTTCTTTACCTGAAAGTCAAAGTCTGGCAGCTAATTCGGCAAAAACTTCACTAATTGCTGATTCCTATTTTCAATTAAGATGTGAG GTATTGGGTGCCAATATTGTAAAGAGTGGATCCAAAACCTTTGCTGTTTATTGCATTTCTGTTACAGATATGAACCGTCACAGTTGGTCTATCAAAAGAAG ATATCAACACTTTGTGGAGTTACATAGGCGTCTGAAAGAGTTCCCTGAATATAATCTCCATTTGCCACCAAAGCATTTCCTCTCAACTGGATTAGATGTGTTTGTCATCCAAGAGCGATGCAAATTGCTTGACCAGTATCTTAAG AAACTTCTGCAGTTTCCAACTATTTCGTGTTCGATTGAAGTTTGGGATTTTCTTAGTGTTGATTCTCAG ATgtatatattttcagattcaTTGTCCATACTTGATACTCTCTCAG TTGACCTTGATGAAACAGTACGCCCAAAGATCAAGGACTACAGGGATAATGTGGGGCCTGTATATGACCAATTATCACCCAAAAAAGAAAGTTTCAGTCATGGAAACCAAGATTCTACTTCTCGAATCAAGGGTGACCAAGCTACTGATGGATCAGGGTTGAAAGGAAAAGGTCAAGTTTCATCTTCACCAAAAAAGCCTGAAAAGGAATTTAAGAAGGCTTTTGATCAGTCAAGTAATGGCTCAGAGAACTCAGAGCAAAAGAACATAAAACGATCCAGTAAATCAGAAAGGACCATAGATAGAGGCCATCAAAAATCACATTCTCTTGCTGCTGATAATTCCACTGATCCAATGCTTCCCAGTGag TGGGTGCCGCCAAATCTGAATGTTCCTGTATTTGATTTGGTTGATGTAATTTTACAACTTAAAGACGGCGGATGGATCAG GAGAAAAGCGTTCTGGGTAGCTAAACAAGTTTTACAATTGGGAATGGGTGATGCTTTTGATGATTGGTTGATTGAGAAAATACAGTATCTTCGTAGGGGATCAGTGGTTGCTTCTGGAATCAGGCGATTGGAGCAG ATACTATGGCCTGATGGAATATTCATAACTAAGCACCCTCGGAGGCAGCGACCTCCTCCTGATAGCTCATCCTCTGGAGACCAATCTCCCACGTCTTATTCTTCGCCTAAAAAGGGGGATACCCTGACTCTGGAGGAAATACAACAACTGGAAGCTGAACAGCGAGCCAAATTTGTTTATGAATTGATGATTG ACAAGGCTCCAGCAGCTATTGTAGGCCTTGTTGGACGTAAGGAATATGAGCAATGTGCAAAAGATCTCTACTATTTCATTCAG TCATCTGTTTGTATGAAGCAGCTAGCTTTTGATCTTCTCGAGCTGCTGCTTTTATCTGCATTTCCAGAACTTGACCATGTTTTCAGAGAATTGGATCATGACAAAGAGAAGTTCGGCAAACCCACATAG